Part of the Synechococcales cyanobacterium T60_A2020_003 genome, AGATTTCTTTGTTGTAGTCCTCGGCCCATACCGGTTGAATCGCAGGCTTAACGGCGATCGCCCCCCAGAGACCTATCGCAACAAGGGCCAGAATCACCAATCGGGCAATGCGACGAATCCAGCATCGGTGGGTTTTACGTTCGACTTCCAGTTGACACGTTTGAACCGTCATGCTAAACCTACAATCTCTCAAAATGCTTTCAGAACTTAGTACGGAGAACATTGAATTAACCCAACACTCCGTAATTTACGGGAGTCATCCCAGGCCATCCGTTTCCTATCCTGATACTACCGGAATGTGTTGAGTAAACATCATCTATAGATACAGGTCTACATGTATAGATACAGGTCTACATGAATAGGGCAAACTCACGGCGATCGCCCAAGCGGAATAGTGCGATCGCCGCTCAAGCCGGAATCCTGGGTGAACATCTAGTGCGAGATTGGCTCCTGCAACAGCACTGGCAAATCCTGCATCAGCGTTGGCGTTGCCGCTGGGGGGAACTGGATCTGATCGCCCATCAGGGGCAAAACACCCTAGCCTTCGTAGAGGTAAAAGTGCGGGGTCAGGGAAATTGGGATCGCGATGGCCTATTGGCAATGACGACCCAAAAACAGATCAAGCTTTGCAAGGCAGCGCAGCTCTTTTTATCCGAACATCCAGACCATGCAAACAACTTCTGTCGTTTTGACGTAGCCCTTGTGTCGTGGATGCCAAAGCTAGACAGGACAGCCATTTCTCCATCTCCTGAAGATATTGTTCTAGGCCAACCTGTTCCCTACGAGTCCTGCTCTCTCACGCTAGAGCAATACATTGCGGGAGCGTTTGATGCTTTCACGGTATAGCTAAAATTCGTCGTCGTAAGGTTGACTACCCATGCTGGCATCCTGATCGCGCTTAGACCCTAATAACTCCAGCCGATCAACTCGAATTACGGGCTTAGAGCGATCCACACCCGTAGCCCGATCCTGCCAATGATCAAATTTCAAAGCGCCTGTCACGCCGATCAGGCTGCCCTTACGCACATAGTTGGCCGCAACTTCGGCGATTTTGCCCCAAATCTCCAAACTGAACCAATCCGGCTCATCTGAGTCACGTCGCCGCCGATTGACAGCCAAGGTCAAATTGCAAACAACGTTGCCACTCTCGAAATACTTCACGTCTGGATCGCGTCCAGCCCGACCGACTAGATTGACGACATTGATGCTCATAGGTGTTTCTCCAGTTCATTTGTTCTTATCGCATCCTTAGCACAGTATATCGAATCTCTACCAGTGTCGATCTAGACTCTATATACGGTGCCTTAGTGTCAATATACGTGATGCATATAGCGCAATAGCGAACCTACTCCAATAAGCCGTGACAAAGGTTAATATAGACGAGCAACAGTCACTATTAACCCTGCATTCGCTAATTGCAGTTCAGCCAACGCCGAGCAACTCCAAAATTCGCAAGTTGCTAGACTCTATGCCTAAAACGTTATAGAATCCTCATCGACCGTTGGATACTAACAACCTTAAATTTTTATTAACGGCGATCGCTATTACTTTTTGAGGAGTAAAAAGCTAGTGAATTTCTTCAATCGCTTCTCATTTTCACGAGACATGGGTATCGATCTAGGTACCGCAAACACCTTGGTTTACGTCTCCGGCAAAGGGATCGTACTGCAAGAACCATCGGTGGTGGCCATAGATCAAAATGAGAAGATTCCGCTTGCGGTTGGAGAAGATGCCAAGAAAATGCTAGGCCGTACCCCTGGCAACGTCGTAGCCCTGCGTCCGCTCCGTGATGGCGTCATTGCAGATTTTGAAACCGCTGAACTGATGCTTAAGCACTTCATTCGGCGGGTCCACGAGGGGCGTACTCTAGTTTCACCTCGGATTGTGATTGGCATTCCTAGCGGTGTTACAGGTGTGGAGCGGCGTGCGGTGATGGAAGCGGCATCCCAGGCTGGAGCACGCGATGTTTACCTCATCGACGAGCCTGTGGCCGCAGCAATTGGGGCGGGGCTTCCAGTAGCGGAACCCACTGGAAATATGATTATTGATATTGGCGGTGGAACCACCGAGGTTGCCGTCCTCAGTTTGCAAGGAACTGTACTGAGCGAGTCTGTGCGCGTCGCTGGGGATGAGCTAAGTGACTCCATCACCCAGTACATGAAGAAAGTGCATAACCTCGTGATTGGTGAGCGCACTGCCGAAGAAATCAAGATCACGATTGGGTCTGCCTATCCGGCAGAAGACGACAACGAAATTGTAATGGATGTGCGAGGGTTGCACCTCTTATCCGGATTGCCTAGAACCGTAACGGTTAAGAGTCCAGAAATTCGAGAAGCAATGGCCGAGCCACTGCTCGTCATTGTCGAGGCAGTTAAGCGCACTCTAGAGCGAACACCTCCTGAACTTGCTGCAGACATTATTGATCGCGGCATTATGTTGGCGGGTGGTGGCGCACTGCTCAAGGGCTTGGATACCCTGATTAGCCATGAAACTGGCATTGTTGTACACATTGCGGCTGATCCGTTAAGTTGTGTTGTGTTGGGGACAGGGCGTGTTCTAGAGAACTTTAAACAGCTAGAGCGGGTCTTCAGCGGTCGTTCACGAAGTTTTTAAGCTCAGTCTATTGGCTTCTGTCCTAGCTTTGTCCT contains:
- a CDS encoding rod shape-determining protein: MGIDLGTANTLVYVSGKGIVLQEPSVVAIDQNEKIPLAVGEDAKKMLGRTPGNVVALRPLRDGVIADFETAELMLKHFIRRVHEGRTLVSPRIVIGIPSGVTGVERRAVMEAASQAGARDVYLIDEPVAAAIGAGLPVAEPTGNMIIDIGGGTTEVAVLSLQGTVLSESVRVAGDELSDSITQYMKKVHNLVIGERTAEEIKITIGSAYPAEDDNEIVMDVRGLHLLSGLPRTVTVKSPEIREAMAEPLLVIVEAVKRTLERTPPELAADIIDRGIMLAGGGALLKGLDTLISHETGIVVHIAADPLSCVVLGTGRVLENFKQLERVFSGRSRSF
- a CDS encoding YraN family protein, with amino-acid sequence MNRANSRRSPKRNSAIAAQAGILGEHLVRDWLLQQHWQILHQRWRCRWGELDLIAHQGQNTLAFVEVKVRGQGNWDRDGLLAMTTQKQIKLCKAAQLFLSEHPDHANNFCRFDVALVSWMPKLDRTAISPSPEDIVLGQPVPYESCSLTLEQYIAGAFDAFTV
- a CDS encoding single-stranded DNA-binding protein, giving the protein MSINVVNLVGRAGRDPDVKYFESGNVVCNLTLAVNRRRRDSDEPDWFSLEIWGKIAEVAANYVRKGSLIGVTGALKFDHWQDRATGVDRSKPVIRVDRLELLGSKRDQDASMGSQPYDDEF